A region from the Vicinamibacteria bacterium genome encodes:
- a CDS encoding radical SAM protein, producing the protein MILFYNPLSTTPGKQPLPLSLMSLAAVVEGNEPWQLVDGNLVPDPAPAIIAAAREARLASPVLAVTVMPGPQLTQAVSVCRRVRAELPELPIVWGGYFPTQHSETVLESPYVDFVIRSQGEMALLELLQVMRSGGSFANVGSLSWKDDRGAIVHNPLRPLTSPNDLPDLPYHRVPMANYIRGDYLGSRTVAHNSSFGCPFACNFCAVVSMSNRSWLAQSPERVERVLRHLVRVYDVDAVQMHDMDFFVSEERTAEIADRIEDLGIGWWGLGRVDTLMHYSDATWRKMARSGLKMAFSGVESGSDEMLERMNKGGKASAQLAIELARRMREHAIVPEFSFVLGSPPDPMTDADRTFELIRRIKRVNPATEIVLYMYTPVAFEGTLYRDARERGFAFPETLEEWASDEWRELSMRRGDRLPWISPNVRRRVRNFERVLNAFYPTTTDRRLTRSRRAMLRAISSWRYRFQIYRAPYELRALHRLWRYQRPETTGF; encoded by the coding sequence GTGATCCTCTTCTACAATCCCCTCTCGACGACACCCGGCAAGCAGCCGCTGCCGCTTTCGTTGATGTCGCTCGCCGCCGTGGTCGAGGGGAATGAGCCCTGGCAGCTCGTCGACGGAAATCTCGTCCCCGACCCCGCCCCGGCCATCATCGCCGCGGCTCGCGAGGCTCGGCTCGCCTCGCCCGTCCTCGCGGTCACGGTGATGCCCGGACCTCAGCTCACGCAAGCGGTCTCCGTTTGTCGACGCGTGCGGGCCGAGCTTCCGGAGCTCCCCATCGTATGGGGCGGGTACTTCCCGACTCAGCACAGCGAAACGGTCCTCGAGTCCCCCTACGTCGATTTCGTCATCCGTTCCCAGGGCGAGATGGCGCTCCTCGAGCTCCTGCAGGTCATGCGCTCGGGCGGGTCGTTCGCGAATGTCGGAAGCCTTTCCTGGAAAGACGACCGAGGCGCCATCGTCCACAATCCCCTTCGCCCTCTGACGTCGCCGAACGATCTGCCGGATCTGCCCTACCACCGGGTCCCGATGGCGAACTACATTCGCGGGGATTATCTGGGCTCGCGCACCGTCGCCCACAACTCGTCGTTCGGCTGTCCGTTCGCGTGCAACTTCTGCGCCGTGGTGTCCATGTCGAACCGAAGCTGGCTTGCCCAGTCGCCCGAGCGTGTGGAGCGCGTCCTCCGACATCTCGTCCGAGTCTACGACGTCGACGCCGTCCAGATGCACGACATGGATTTCTTCGTCTCCGAGGAGCGCACGGCGGAGATCGCCGACCGCATCGAGGACCTCGGCATCGGCTGGTGGGGCCTCGGCCGGGTCGATACGCTGATGCATTACTCGGACGCCACCTGGCGAAAAATGGCCCGCTCGGGACTGAAGATGGCCTTCTCGGGCGTCGAGTCGGGCTCGGACGAGATGCTCGAGAGGATGAACAAGGGCGGCAAGGCTTCGGCCCAGCTCGCCATCGAGCTCGCCCGGCGCATGCGCGAGCACGCCATCGTTCCCGAGTTCTCGTTCGTGCTCGGATCTCCGCCCGATCCGATGACGGACGCCGATCGCACTTTCGAGCTCATTCGGAGGATCAAGCGAGTGAATCCCGCGACCGAGATCGTGCTCTACATGTATACGCCGGTGGCGTTCGAGGGAACGCTCTACCGGGACGCACGGGAACGAGGGTTCGCTTTTCCGGAAACGCTCGAGGAGTGGGCCTCGGATGAGTGGCGCGAGCTCTCGATGCGACGGGGCGACCGTCTTCCGTGGATTTCACCAAACGTCAGGCGACGGGTTCGCAACTTCGAGCGCGTTCTCAACGCTTTCTATCCGACGACCACCGATCGACGGCTCACGCGATCTCGCCGTGCCATGCTGAGAGCGATCAGCTCGTGGCGTTACCGTTTCCAAATCTACCGGGCGCCGTACGAGCTTCGCGCGCTCCATCGGCTGTGGAGATATCAGCGTCCCGAGACGACGGGTTTCTAA
- a CDS encoding class I SAM-dependent methyltransferase, with the protein MFLRRRRTLDPQAAYALWADTYPPFAHNALMEAEQAAMERMLRPLRAGRALDVGTGSGRYLRLLSRSGARMIVGLDLSAAMLQRARDSGMPLVRADARRPPVASRSLDLVVASLMVGDIDDLAAWTREMSSALRPGGSLLYSDFHPSWVEAGWRRTFETRDGRSWIVPYSPHSLDEHRFSVTRAGLEIVHMEEPMWKERPVLVVVQAVKK; encoded by the coding sequence GTGTTCCTTCGCCGGCGGCGCACTCTCGACCCGCAGGCAGCCTACGCCCTCTGGGCCGACACCTACCCTCCCTTCGCCCACAACGCGCTCATGGAGGCGGAGCAGGCCGCCATGGAGAGAATGCTTCGCCCACTCAGGGCGGGCCGCGCGCTCGATGTCGGCACCGGCTCGGGCCGCTACCTTCGCCTTCTCTCCCGCTCGGGTGCTCGAATGATCGTGGGGCTCGACCTCTCGGCAGCCATGCTCCAGCGCGCTCGAGACTCCGGAATGCCGTTGGTCCGGGCCGACGCCCGGCGACCGCCGGTCGCATCCCGATCTTTGGATCTCGTCGTGGCATCGCTCATGGTGGGAGACATCGACGACCTCGCCGCCTGGACTCGCGAGATGTCGAGCGCACTCCGACCGGGGGGCTCTCTCCTGTACTCGGATTTCCATCCGTCGTGGGTGGAGGCGGGCTGGCGACGGACTTTCGAGACGCGCGATGGCCGATCGTGGATCGTGCCCTACAGCCCTCACAGCCTCGACGAGCATCGGTTTTCCGTTACTCGAGCGGGACTCGAGATCGTCCACATGGAGGAGCCGATGTGGAAGGAGCGGCCGGTGCTGGTCGTCGTACAGGCGGTGAAGAAATAG